A window of the Vallitalea okinawensis genome harbors these coding sequences:
- a CDS encoding ECF transporter S component, whose amino-acid sequence MRQKLRYFTVFEMMLIALMASLGIATKSIIVPLIHMITGPLYIPGGSLAGGFYMMWLILGAGFINKKGTATLIALVQGVMVMVMGFYGSHGALSIISYTLPGIMIDIFLLLFKGQCRSLGACFFACILANITGTFMSNLLFFRLPIIPLLFSISLAAFSGGIGGYIAYFLINRFRAYEIIESE is encoded by the coding sequence ATGAGACAAAAGCTAAGGTACTTTACCGTTTTTGAAATGATGCTAATTGCATTAATGGCTAGTTTAGGGATTGCAACCAAGAGTATCATTGTTCCTCTCATCCATATGATTACTGGACCTTTATATATACCAGGTGGATCTTTAGCTGGAGGCTTCTATATGATGTGGCTGATATTAGGAGCAGGATTCATTAATAAGAAGGGAACGGCTACATTAATCGCTCTAGTCCAAGGGGTTATGGTGATGGTTATGGGGTTCTATGGTTCACATGGTGCTTTAAGCATTATTAGCTATACATTGCCAGGAATAATGATAGATATTTTCTTACTATTATTTAAAGGACAATGTCGTTCTTTAGGTGCTTGTTTTTTTGCTTGCATCTTAGCTAATATAACAGGTACTTTTATGAGTAATCTATTATTTTTTAGACTACCCATCATCCCATTATTATTTTCGATAAGTTTAGCGGCTTTTTCTGGCGGGATAGGAGGCTATATAGCATATTTTCTCATCAATAGATTTCGAGCTTATGAGATTATAGAAAGCGAGTAG